A window of Panicum virgatum strain AP13 chromosome 8K, P.virgatum_v5, whole genome shotgun sequence contains these coding sequences:
- the LOC120644866 gene encoding uncharacterized protein LOC120644866 isoform X2 translates to MSGLVLASLSIGTAWEKLSSFLQVFAAPSMAPLSSSFLAMDLEVLRKLERTMRRILATLRDAEEHWNIQEESTKLRLRELKEVAHEIEYVVKEFGYETDRRKMGALKKCTCIHHGTKRKREEFVRG, encoded by the exons ATGTCGGGGCTGGTGCTTGCATCTCTCTCCATCGGTACAGCATGGGAGAagctctcctccttcctccaggTCTTTGCGGCGCCCTCCATGGCGCCCTTGTCGTCGTCATTCTTGGCCATGGACCTGGAGGTGCTAAGGAAGCTGGAGAGAACCATGCGCCGAATCCTGGCAACTCTGCGTGACGCCGAGGAGCACTGGAACATCCAGGAGGAGTCCACCAAGCTGCGGCTAAGGGAGCTCAAGGAGGTGGCGCATGAAATCGAGTACGTTGTCAAGGAATTTGGGTATGAGACTGACCGGCGTAAGATGGGGGCTCTCAAGAAATGTACCTGTATTCACCATGGCACCAAGCGCAAGCGCGAGGAG TTTGTCAGAGGATGA
- the LOC120644866 gene encoding putative disease resistance protein RGA4 isoform X1 translates to MSGLVLASLSIGTAWEKLSSFLQVFAAPSMAPLSSSFLAMDLEVLRKLERTMRRILATLRDAEEHWNIQEESTKLRLRELKEVAHEIEYVVKEFGYETDRRKMGALKKCTCIHHGTKRKREEENVSHSEDTGVVEVPSEFNSRVMKIKERLKEIMHFSNHFSLSEDDGERWFTPDIISLRQTSSFVFDENRIFGRDKDKDLIVEKLLSGEQRYGGTHVPVMAIVGMEGLGKTTLAQLVFNDLRMRQSFDNHVWVYVSERFDINTITRNIINSLTNRTCHFTELADLQEKLADEVKDKVVLLVLDDVWNERADCWELLCTPMLSARICQIILTTRSEEVARLVQTMPSHRPSCLSFDEGWSMFKQVAFPGKKEFDNPTNLIKIGKSIVQKCKGLPLTIMKLGSMLCYETDENIWDDVLENGFCSLKESHHENSPALDFS, encoded by the exons ATGTCGGGGCTGGTGCTTGCATCTCTCTCCATCGGTACAGCATGGGAGAagctctcctccttcctccaggTCTTTGCGGCGCCCTCCATGGCGCCCTTGTCGTCGTCATTCTTGGCCATGGACCTGGAGGTGCTAAGGAAGCTGGAGAGAACCATGCGCCGAATCCTGGCAACTCTGCGTGACGCCGAGGAGCACTGGAACATCCAGGAGGAGTCCACCAAGCTGCGGCTAAGGGAGCTCAAGGAGGTGGCGCATGAAATCGAGTACGTTGTCAAGGAATTTGGGTATGAGACTGACCGGCGTAAGATGGGGGCTCTCAAGAAATGTACCTGTATTCACCATGGCACCAAGCGCAAGCGCGAGGAG GAAAACGTAAGCCATTCAGAGGATACTGGTGTGGTAGAAGTTCCATCTGAGTTCAATTCTCGAGTAATGAAAATAAAAGAGAGATTAAAGGAGATCATGCATTTTTCCAACCATTTCAGTTTGTCAGAGGATGACGGAGAGAGATGGTTCACTCCTGACATCATTAGTTTGCGGCAAACAAGCTCCTTTGTATTTGATGAGAATAGGATTTTTGGGCGAGATAAAGATAAAGACCTAATTGTTGAGAAACTGCTGTCCGGAGAACAGAGATATGGTGGAACTCATGTTCCTGTCATGGCGATTGTTGGTATGGAAGGATTAGGGAAGACAACGCTTGCACAACTTGTGTTTAACGACCTCAGAATGCGCCAGTCATTTGACAATCACGTTTGGGTATATGTGTCTGAGCGTTTTGATATCAATACAATAACAAGGAACATCATCAATTCATTAACCAACAGAACATGCCACTTCACAGAGCTTGCTGATCTTCAGGAGAAATTGGCAGACGAAGTTAAGGATAAGGTAGTTTTACTTGTTTTGGATGATGTATGGAATGAGCGAGCAGACTGCTGGGAGTTGCTGTGTACACCTATGTTAAGCGCAAGGATTTGTCAGATCATATTAACCACTAGGAGCGAAGAAGTTGCCAGGCTAGTCCAGACAATGCCTTCTCATCGTCCAAGTTGCTTAAGTTTTGACGAGGGCTGGTCAATGTTCAAGCAAGTAGCATTTCCAGGTAAAAAAGAGTTTGACAATCCGACAAATCTGATAAAAATTGGTAAGAGCATTGTTCAAAAGTGCAAGGGGTTGCCACTAACAATTATGAAATTAGGAAGCATGTTATGCTACGAAACTGATGAAAATATATGGGACGATGTCTTAGAAAATGGGTTTTGTAGCTTGAAAGAATCACATCACGAGAATTCGCCAGCATTAGATTTTAGTTGA